The following are encoded together in the Scytonema millei VB511283 genome:
- a CDS encoding alpha/beta fold hydrolase, with amino-acid sequence MTRQRIFLFVIALLLIVLSWWQIAAARTGLIVQSLSRNGIPMLYVAPARSQPMPGVLIAHGFAGSKQLMLGYAYTLAHAGYAVMLWDFSGHGANNKPLTRSLQTDLDTAYKYLLTQPGVDPQRLAVLGHSMGSGAAMTAAIQQSDRFTATVAISPTKAAVTPQFPVNLQLQAGSWEPRFIVNAQQLLQQAGGESQGRSLVIIPNAEHITILFRQVSHQAAKTWLDRSFGIQNSSTYVDNRMTWYGVHLFAWLLILGAVAPTISDEILLQPPRIWQRFPARGASDLLFQAAIQTRNCDIVSKSDRLKSWLGLILSPSGAIGALALLNRSTDISSLGGVLVGGALGIWFYAAGIVWLLANLRLPRLTLAGLSLGLGLFLLLWVAFGAMAQVVWLQWWLVPVRLQLWLWLSLLCFPWLLASGIAQRQSSIKSRLIWWLGQSLVLVMGLLATIQILPQISFIFLLLPLFPLFLAMFAIASASVKDIWAYAIGCSLFFSWAIAAAFPLVG; translated from the coding sequence GTGACTCGCCAACGCATATTTCTATTTGTTATTGCACTACTCCTCATCGTGCTTTCTTGGTGGCAGATCGCCGCTGCAAGAACTGGACTAATCGTACAGTCCCTTTCTAGAAATGGCATCCCGATGCTTTATGTCGCACCAGCCCGATCGCAGCCAATGCCAGGAGTGCTGATAGCTCATGGTTTTGCAGGCTCTAAGCAGTTAATGTTAGGTTATGCCTATACGCTGGCTCATGCTGGCTATGCGGTGATGTTGTGGGACTTTAGCGGACATGGAGCTAATAACAAGCCTTTGACACGATCGCTCCAAACCGATCTCGATACTGCATATAAATACTTACTCACTCAACCGGGAGTCGATCCGCAACGGCTAGCCGTGTTGGGACATTCAATGGGTAGCGGTGCAGCGATGACAGCAGCAATTCAACAAAGCGATCGCTTTACTGCAACTGTGGCGATCTCTCCTACTAAAGCCGCAGTCACGCCGCAATTTCCAGTAAATTTACAACTTCAAGCAGGAAGTTGGGAGCCGCGTTTTATTGTCAATGCCCAGCAGTTACTACAGCAAGCAGGGGGAGAAAGTCAAGGGCGATCGCTCGTTATCATCCCCAATGCCGAACATATTACTATTCTCTTTCGCCAAGTTAGCCACCAAGCTGCTAAAACCTGGCTCGATCGCAGTTTTGGCATCCAAAACTCCAGTACTTATGTAGATAATCGCATGACTTGGTATGGCGTACATCTATTTGCATGGCTTTTAATACTAGGTGCTGTTGCTCCTACGATCTCAGACGAGATATTACTTCAGCCACCGAGAATCTGGCAGCGCTTTCCTGCAAGAGGAGCGTCAGATCTGCTGTTTCAAGCAGCCATTCAAACTCGCAATTGTGACATAGTGAGTAAAAGCGATCGCCTCAAAAGTTGGCTCGGTCTCATCTTGAGTCCTTCAGGAGCAATTGGCGCACTCGCCTTACTCAACCGCAGCACGGACATTTCCAGTTTAGGTGGCGTGTTGGTAGGTGGTGCGTTGGGAATTTGGTTTTATGCGGCTGGTATCGTCTGGTTGTTGGCTAACTTGCGTTTACCACGCCTAACTCTAGCAGGATTGAGTTTGGGTTTGGGGCTGTTTCTTCTGCTTTGGGTTGCTTTTGGGGCGATGGCGCAGGTAGTCTGGTTGCAGTGGTGGTTGGTTCCCGTTCGCTTGCAACTGTGGCTGTGGTTATCGCTGTTGTGTTTTCCCTGGCTGCTTGCTTCCGGTATCGCTCAAAGACAAAGTAGCATTAAATCGCGCTTGATTTGGTGGTTGGGACAAAGTTTAGTGTTAGTTATGGGACTGTTAGCAACAATCCAAATTTTGCCGCAGATTAGTTTTATCTTCCTCTTATTGCCTCTATTTCCCTTATTTTTAGCAATGTTCGCGATCGCCTCTGCCTCGGTTAAAGATATTTGGGCTTATGCAATTGGATGTTCTCTATTTTTTAGTTGGGCGATCGCGGCTGCTTTTCCCCTGGTAGGATAA
- a CDS encoding Uma2 family endonuclease: protein MSQSISTTSKRLTFEEFLAYDDGTDTRYELVDGELVEMPPESQINTDIAAGLFFELAKYVPFTLIAHKDTEIEVMGRGARCRLPDLLVHTEESKAALAGATRATLTRDMPPPALIVEIVSPGSINRSRDYRYKRTEYAARGVAEYWIIDPQERRITVCQWVDGQYEDKVFAGENRIESTVIPTFELTAERIFAFAQT from the coding sequence ATGAGTCAGAGCATTTCTACGACTTCAAAACGGTTGACGTTTGAGGAATTTCTTGCCTACGACGATGGTACGGATACGCGCTATGAATTGGTGGATGGAGAATTAGTAGAGATGCCCCCAGAGAGTCAGATAAACACTGATATTGCCGCAGGATTATTTTTTGAGTTAGCTAAATACGTTCCGTTTACTCTGATTGCCCATAAGGACACTGAAATTGAAGTGATGGGACGCGGGGCAAGATGTCGGCTACCCGACTTACTGGTTCACACGGAAGAATCGAAAGCAGCTTTGGCAGGCGCAACTCGTGCAACGTTAACGCGAGATATGCCACCACCTGCTTTGATTGTCGAAATTGTTTCTCCTGGCTCCATCAATCGTAGCCGCGATTATCGATATAAGCGCACGGAGTATGCAGCGCGGGGTGTTGCCGAGTATTGGATTATCGATCCCCAAGAACGGCGGATTACGGTATGTCAGTGGGTAGACGGGCAGTACGAGGACAAAGTATTTGCAGGTGAAAATCGAATTGAATCGACTGTGATTCCAACGTTTGAGCTAACAGCAGAACGGATTTTCGCATTTGCTCAAACCTAG
- the petJ gene encoding cytochrome c6 PetJ, giving the protein MLLKQILSLVLVIPIAVAIASSVPALAADTLDGAKIFETQCAGCHINGGNIVRRGKNLKQKALKKYGMDSIEAIANIVTNGQGNMSAYKDRLTSEEIQAVSAYVLNQAETGWRKQRTVISD; this is encoded by the coding sequence ATGTTATTAAAGCAGATACTTAGTTTAGTGTTAGTGATACCAATCGCAGTCGCGATCGCCTCCTCTGTCCCAGCCTTAGCCGCAGATACACTAGACGGAGCCAAAATCTTTGAAACTCAATGTGCTGGATGTCACATTAACGGTGGCAACATTGTCAGACGCGGTAAGAATTTGAAGCAAAAAGCCTTGAAAAAATATGGTATGGATTCAATAGAGGCGATCGCCAACATTGTCACCAACGGTCAAGGAAATATGTCAGCTTATAAAGATCGCTTGACATCTGAGGAAATTCAAGCAGTATCCGCATATGTCTTAAACCAAGCAGAAACAGGCTGGCGTAAACAGCGAACAGTTATCAGTGACTAG
- a CDS encoding Hsp70 family protein, translating to MAIAIDFGTSNTCIARWNPVTQQAETLSLPGLSQQLGQNPPLIPSLVYIEDAASDRVLIGQTVRDRGLDLTTDPRFFRSFKRGIGTEIQGFLPQLDGETVSFERVGKWFLSQIIEKLATQAPEDEQSLVLTVPVDSFEAYRLWLGEICRALPVEQVRILDEPTAAALGYGMAEQDNLLVIDFGGGTLDLSLVRLDGGGNAVKQQTGFLLQWGKKSFAKKSGQKLKTARVLAKAGQNLGGTDIDNWIVDYFAQERGLAVSPLTTRLAERVKIQLSSQVQASEVYFNDETFESYELELDRDRLTQILTDRQFFEQLDESMQQLLQQTRRQGIEVTDINAVLLVGGTAQMPAVQTWVQQYFPSEKIHCDRPFEAIAQGALQICQGVEVKDFLYHSYGIRYWDRRNQCHNWHPIINPGQPYPMTNPVELVLGASLDNQPSIELIVGELGAETGGTEVYFDGDRLITRRLDSGKKQVQPLNDRDGARQIAQLTPPGYPGSDRIKVLFQVDAQRCLRMTVEDLLTNQTLLEDRVVAELS from the coding sequence ATGGCGATCGCAATCGATTTTGGTACGAGTAACACTTGTATAGCCCGTTGGAATCCTGTGACGCAGCAAGCGGAAACTTTGAGTTTACCAGGCTTATCTCAGCAGTTGGGGCAAAATCCACCTTTGATTCCTAGTTTGGTCTACATAGAAGATGCGGCAAGCGATCGCGTGTTAATTGGACAAACAGTACGCGATCGCGGTTTAGATTTAACGACTGACCCGCGATTTTTTCGTAGCTTTAAGCGCGGTATTGGTACGGAAATTCAGGGATTTTTGCCGCAACTGGATGGCGAGACGGTCTCGTTTGAACGAGTTGGCAAGTGGTTTTTGAGCCAAATCATTGAGAAATTAGCCACTCAAGCCCCTGAAGACGAGCAGTCCTTAGTCTTGACAGTCCCAGTCGATAGTTTTGAAGCTTATCGCTTGTGGCTGGGCGAAATTTGCCGTGCTTTACCTGTGGAACAAGTGCGAATTCTGGACGAACCTACAGCCGCCGCTTTGGGTTATGGCATGGCAGAACAGGATAACTTATTAGTCATTGATTTTGGCGGTGGCACTTTAGATTTATCTTTAGTCCGCTTGGATGGTGGCGGAAATGCTGTCAAACAGCAGACAGGTTTTTTACTGCAATGGGGTAAGAAATCTTTTGCCAAAAAATCTGGGCAGAAGCTAAAAACCGCCCGTGTCTTAGCAAAAGCAGGGCAAAATTTGGGTGGAACTGATATCGATAACTGGATTGTCGATTATTTCGCCCAGGAGCGGGGATTAGCCGTTTCTCCTTTAACAACTCGCTTGGCAGAAAGGGTAAAAATTCAACTTTCCAGCCAGGTGCAAGCTAGCGAAGTTTATTTTAATGATGAGACGTTTGAGAGTTACGAATTAGAATTAGACCGCGATCGCCTCACGCAGATTTTGACAGATCGTCAATTTTTCGAGCAATTAGACGAGTCGATGCAGCAGCTGCTCCAGCAGACGCGGCGACAAGGTATAGAAGTAACAGATATCAATGCCGTATTGTTGGTAGGTGGAACAGCACAAATGCCTGCCGTGCAGACTTGGGTACAGCAGTATTTTCCCTCGGAAAAAATTCATTGCGATCGCCCGTTTGAAGCGATCGCCCAAGGTGCGTTGCAGATCTGTCAAGGTGTGGAAGTCAAAGATTTTCTCTATCACAGTTACGGTATCCGTTATTGGGATAGACGGAATCAGTGTCACAACTGGCATCCAATTATCAATCCAGGGCAACCTTACCCGATGACAAATCCCGTAGAATTGGTTTTGGGCGCATCGTTAGATAATCAGCCCAGTATCGAACTGATAGTCGGAGAACTGGGGGCGGAGACTGGCGGGACGGAAGTTTATTTTGATGGCGATCGCCTGATTACCCGCCGTTTAGATAGTGGTAAAAAACAAGTACAACCCCTCAACGACCGGGATGGAGCAAGGCAAATTGCCCAATTAACCCCACCTGGGTATCCTGGGAGCGATCGGATTAAAGTCCTGTTTCAAGTAGACGCACAGCGTTGCTTGCGAATGACTGTAGAGGACTTGCTCACTAATCAAACTTTACTCGAAGATCGAGTCGTAGCAGAGTTGAGCTAG